The proteins below are encoded in one region of Rhododendron vialii isolate Sample 1 chromosome 7a, ASM3025357v1:
- the LOC131332804 gene encoding uncharacterized protein LOC131332804 has protein sequence MWGFPLKDETREEKLVDFGEVEERRRDTNTNGSRRRSKRRSTRRSKRKTRSKSVVAWQCNYSDCLMRGNTHFIVPSERFELLRDSKQFIMTYTYGTHTAKHTFCKVCGITSFYTRRSNPDGVAVTFRCVDLGTLTHVEIKQFDGQNWDDSYNLTGISLCSKEGK, from the exons ATGTGGGGTTTCCCCTTGAAGGATGAGACGAGGGAAGAGAAATTAGTTGACTTCGGTGAGGTGGAAG agagaagaagagacaCGAACACGAACGGAAGCAGGAGAAGATCGAAGAGACGAAGTACAAGAAGGTCGAAAAGGAAGACACGATCGaaaag tGTTGTAGCTTGGCAATGCAACTACAGTGACTGTTTGATGAGAGGAAACACACACTTTATTGTCCCTTCGGAAAGATTTGAACTCTTACGAGATTCGAAACAATTCATTATGACCTACACCTACGGCACTCACACTGCAAAGCACACGTTCTGTAAGGTGTGTGGCATAACCTCGTTTTACACTCGTCGATCAAATCCAGATGGGGTAGCTGTTACATTTAGGTGTGTTGATCTTGGAACACTAACCCATGTTGAGATTAAGCAATTTGATGGACAAAATTGGGATGACTCATATAATCTGACTGGCATTTCATTGTGTTCAAAAGAGGGGAAATGA
- the LOC131333537 gene encoding uncharacterized protein LOC131333537 isoform X2, translating into MHFILGVTRNSRLHLDQLGHSVPPRRLGPAVLRQYAAAPAAVDQRQLLGSFSEGVLPYGSGNRGLLQDGCVRSFCFGFLCLGGLSCCRLDNWIIVASTAPTRHWCLTVVENNYCASKRGGVRCLSILNVVFAIIFGLLALFLGSTLLTLGSSCSVPLFWCYEIASWGLVSLHGATAFFLRRKAALVLDESNFAGQNIGLEMLEANPLEVTPDVQRRVSEGFKSWMGSSYLSSDEEDEQTDDYQEAHLIRTNSNRQRV; encoded by the exons ATGCACTTTATCCTTGGTGTCACTCGCAATTCTCGCCTCCACTTGGATCAGCTTGGGCATAGTGTTCCCCCGCGACGCCTTGGACCGGCCGTTTTGCGCCAATATGCAGCGGCTCCGGCCGCTGTCGATCAACGGCAGCTCCTCGGATCTTTTTCCGAGGGCGTTTTACCTTACGGATCAGGAAACCGTGGATTACTACAGGATGGTTGTGTTCGTTCCTTCTGCTTTGGTTTTCTTTGTCTCGGTGGTCTATCTTGTTGCAGGTTGGACAATT GGATCATTGTTGCTTCCACTGCTCCAACAAGACATTGGTGTTTGACGGTGGTTGAGAACAACTATTGTGCCTCAAAAAGGG GTGGAGTACGCTGCTTATCCATTCTAAACGTTGTTTTCGCTATCATTTTTGGTCTTCTGGCACTATTTCTTGGTTCAACTCTCCTCACACTGGGGAGCAGCTGCTCCGTGCCTTTGTTTTGGTGCTATGAGATAGCCTCATGGGGTTTGGTCAGCCTTCATGGGGCAACTGCCTTCTTCCTTAGAAGGAAAGCAGCTCTAGTTCTTGACGAAAGCAATTTTGCGGGTCAGAATATAGGGTTAGAAATGTTGGAAGCAAATCCACTGGAAGTCACACCGGACGTGCAGAGGCGTGTTAGTGAAGGTTTTAAGTCGTGGATGGGGTCCTCTTATTTGTCCTCCGATGAGGAGGATGAACAAACTGATGACTACCAAGAAGCTCATCTAATCAGAACAAACTCGAACAGGCAAAGAGTGTGA
- the LOC131333045 gene encoding protein EMBRYONIC FLOWER 1 has protein sequence MERSVLVEENHQRSNSTPISKSSGSIIRIDAISIELASAMENNREASKCEHFSIRGYAAEMRKKDISVCLPFPFDGNQNKLEEQPNMLPPLHVAKFRWWRCQNCLREIGGTSVAEETGIVCDQFQTGVIAASTCPHIFPNGTAMVLSDLQISPDPGHLAGRKSDGNNSGNKDEIRLSSCCYNKEKKHEIGCAAVVGNGNGARTDVDPMHDLPASNPWSIQERHANGPNEFVSNAHGFMELCAPNYRIHASADLKNPEHMARKSSEIRQMGTLASYDGEQRIASMAPHGMNFSKGQTGKRPSLDLEENDEILAETVHRDQHMDSPSLSTRQRTRKVRLLAELLGSKRNSENDRIRTEGGPSCGIPTMSSGLDTVSSLRDHLAVQGSIRKHFEDPKGKRKISLDKEGKSPQDLICSSKLTKKARVFKEGSEITNRRIDGNPTQSEKKNKKIPLEGGYSPSMPQGGVMRKINPFKIGGVGKYSAASDGGVSQSAHNTSMTKSRIKPYFRSSLSPQEPEGNGILCKKKNKQVGAGKASLVPKRTSLLGESSIMRKCLGIKETESSAQISIGGKGPDLSLNSLVVAHRNEKGGDGSDLLLPLRKDTPRGDTQQRNALMHIGESSASQKSAPDQFFRKGLLCDLNENIAANRMSPLREMQNLGPWVENGSFSRHQHLDFSGTQRTEEVNEQGNDDIPMEIVELLARNQYERYRHETERNFFFPKHTKDKRDTELMGFARVHGNGMLTSLPEDKCRVTNPVSGMGIVRTSENVGPIKRNPSNCFSETHGNNFNFGQSERNSAFAGFSAFSKYKEKQTGGVQTSDSVRTRNPQNCNWKGSPNESRQGEEAGPNHMAFGFDIPQMHAPQSSSFEFHPQFPKLPLEGKRMIGDHDLNFMKPNANDLEKQKRNSHSESIRRETAEYPFVNKHRGFDLNEKVPGSLDLNSNETIPAMQLLSLMDAGVQSTSAFSVDGSPKLFTKPFFPCPNHPKVLEKPLFAYDHHSNRGPGAYNDIPRNPPSPFYGRNIAEKSCECPPAVPAVAAFVSPFQTEGSFKRGAGFTKSEERGKALMHHRGPKSQKSGSTSGVLRTSCQSNPVQNKQKGIIYPSNTNFMDLEANYMTGTVYPMRGISKDGICTLNKNPADFSIPEAGNVYMISGKDVKFGKKGYSKGGSGLNTGDGRKRQRVTKLK, from the exons ATGGAGAGGAGTGttttggtggaagaaaatcATCAACGAAGCAATTCTACTCCCATTTCCAAGTCATCGGGATCAATTATCAGGATTGACGCGATATCTATAGAACTTGCCAGTGCTATGGAGAACAATCGCGAGGCGAGCAAGTGTGAGCATTTTTCTATACG TGGATATGCTGCTGAAATGCGGAAAAAAGACATTAGTGTTTGCTTGCCATTTCCTTTTGATGGTAACCAAAATAAGTTAGAGGAGCAACCAAACATGCTTCCTCCCTTGCATGTTGCCAAATTCAGATGGTGGCGCTGCCAAAATTGCCTGAGGGAGATTGGTGGTACAAGTGTTGCAGAAGAAACTGGAATTGTTTGTGATCAGTTTCAAACTGGAGTTATAGCCGCAAGCACTTGTCCTCACATATTCCCTAATGGTACAGCAATGGTGCTCTCAGATTTGCAGATATCTCCAGATCCGGGGCATTTAGCAGGAAGGAAAAGTGATGGCAATAATTCTGGCAATAAAGATGAAATTCGTCTTTCATCATGTTGTtataacaaagaaaagaaacatgAAATTGGATGTGCAGCTGTTGTTG GTAATGGGAATGGTGCAAGAACTGATGTGGATCCAATGCATGATTTACCAGCATCTAATCCGTGGTCTATTCAAGAAAGGCATGCAAATGGCCCAA ATGAATTTGTATCAAATGCCCATGGTTTTATGGAACTTTGTGCACCAAACTACAGAATTCACGCTTCTGCTGATCTCAAGAATCCTGAACATATGGCTAGAAAATCATCTGAAATCCGTCAAATGGGGACACTGGCTTCTTATGATGGTGAGCAGAGAATTGCATCAATGGCTCCTCATGGTATGAACTTTTCTAAGGGGCAAACAGGCAAACGTCCTTCCCTTGACCTGGAAGAAAATGATGAGATCTTGGCTGAAACTGTTCATCGTGATCAGCACATGGATAGCCCAAGTCTTTCGACACGGCAAAGAACTCGAAAAGTGCGTCTTTTGGCAGAGTTGTTGGGTTCGAAAAGGAACTCTGAAAATGATCGGATTAGAACAGAAGGTGGTCCTTCTTGTGGAATACCCACTATGTCTTCTGGGTTAGATACAGTTTCGTCTCTTCGTGATCACTTGGCTGTCCAAGGAAGTATTAGGAAGCATTTCGAGGATcctaaaggtaaaagaaagATATCTTTAGACAAAGAAGGGAAATCACCCCAGGATTTGATCTGCTCGAGCAAACTGACCAAAAAAGCCAGGGTTTTCAAGGAAGGTTCAGAAATTACTAACAGGAGAATTGACGGAAATCCTACacaaagtgaaaagaaaaacaagaaaattccACTCGAGGGCGGTTATTCTCCCTCAATGCCTCAAGGAGGGGTTATGCGGAAAATAAACCCATTCAAAATTGGAGGTGTGGGAAAATATTCTGCTGCTTCTGATGGCGGTGTGTCCCAATCAGCGCATAATACATCCATGACCAAGAGCAGAATAAAACCCTATTTTAGAAGTTCTCTGTCCCCACAAGAACCCGAGGGAAACGGTATTTTGTGtaagaagaaaaacaaacaagttGGAGCAGGGAAGGCTTCTTTAGTGCCTAAGAGGACCAGCTTGCTTGGAGAAAGTTCAATCATGAGAAAATGTTTAGGTATCAAGGAGACTGAATCCTCAGCTCAGATTTCAATTGGTGGAAAAGGTCCGGATCTCTCCCTTAACAGCTTGGTGGTGGCGCACCGAAATGAAAAAGGTGGAGACGGGAGTGATTTGTTATTGCCCCTGCGGAAGGACACTCCAAGAGGTGATACTCAGCAGAGGAATGCTCTTATGCATATTGGAGAGTCAAGTGCATCTCAAAAATCTGCACCAGACCAATTTTTCAGGAAAGGATTACTTTGCGATCTCAATGAGAATATCGCTGCAAATAGAATGTCCCCCTTGCGTGAGATGCAAAATCTTGGTCCTTGGGTTGAAAATGGCAGTTTTTCTCGTCATCAACACTTG GATTTTTCTGGTACTCAAAGGACTGAAGAAGTTAATGAACAAGGAAATGATGACATTCCAATGGAAATAGTTGAACTCCTGGCAAGAAATCAGTATGAACGGTATCGCCATGAGACGGAAAGAAACTTTTTCTTCCCAAAACACACCAAGGACAAAAGGGACACTGAGCTAATGGGTTTTGCTCGAGTACATGGGAATGGGATGCTAACATCGTTACCGGAAGATAAATGCCGCGTGACAAATCCTGTTTCTGGTATGGGTATTGTTAGAACAAGTGAGAATGTGGGACCTATCAAACGAAATCCGAGCAATTGTTTCTCTGAAACCCATGGGAATAATTTCAATTTCGGACAGTCAGAGCGAAATTCTGCCTTTGCAGGGTTTAGTGCATTTTCGAAGTACAAAGAGAAGCAAACAGGTGGAGTCCAAACATCTGATTCTGTTCGAACCAGGAACCCACAAAATTGCAACTGGAAAGGTAGCCCTAATGAATCACGACAGGGTGAAGAAGCAGGGCCAAATCACATGGCTTTTGGTTTCGACATTCCTCAAATGCATGCACCTCAATCAAGTAGCTTTGAATTTCATCCACAATTCCCTAAACTACCGCTTGAAGGGAAAAGAATGATTGGGGATCATGATCTCAACTTTATGAAACCAAATGCCAATGACCTTGAAAAGCAGAAAAGGAATTCCCATTCAGAATCCATCAGAAGGGAAACTGCCGAATACCCGTTTGTTAACAAGCATAGGGGATTTGACCTTAACGAAAAGGTGCCAGGGTCTCTGGATCTGAATTCCAATGAAACCATACCCGCCATGCAATTACTAAGCCTCATGGACGCTGGGGTCCAGTCAACTTCAGCTTTCAGTGTGGATGGAAGCCCTAAGCTTTTCACCAAACCTTTCTTTCCTTGTCCAAACCACCCAAAAGTCCTTGAGAAACCTCTGTTTGCTTACGATCACCATTCCAACCGAGGGCCTGGGGCATATAATGATATCCCAAGAAACCCGCCTTCTCCTTTTTATGGTAGAAACATTGCAGAGAAATCTTGTGAGTGTCCGCCTGCTGTTCCTGCTGTTGCTGCATTTGTTTCTCCATTTCAAACTGAGGGAAGCTTTAAAAGAGGTGCTGGTTTTACAAAGTCTGAAGAGCGAGGAAAAGCACTTATGCACCATAGAGGCcctaaatcacaaaaatctggAAGCACAAGTGGTGTTTTGCGAACAAGTTGCCAGTCTAATCCAGTTCAGAATAAGCAGAAAGGGATCATTTATCCCTCTAATACTAATTTCATGGATTTGGAGGCTAATTACATGACTGGGACTGTTTACCCCATGAGAGGCATTTCTAAGGATGGAATCTGCACTCTCAACAAAAACCCAGCTGACTTTAGCATACCAGAAGCAGGAAACGTTTACATGATTAGTGGAAAAGATGTCAAATTTGGAAAGAAGGGTTATTCTAAAGGTGGATCAGGATTGAATACTGGGGACGGGCGAAAGAGACAGAGAGTTACAAAGCTCAAGTGA
- the LOC131332522 gene encoding protein FAR1-RELATED SEQUENCE 5-like: MQCSNMPCESSGISSQVIYIPQVKNELIPKINQEFDKLEDVLKFYKGYGKEGGFGVRSSSSRKNKDYVVVRKEYCCFKEGEAVQKKNTEPSKRKRGTTRENCGAKLAVVKKAEKYVVSQFFEGHNHPLTSPRRVHLLRCFRKVSSAKKALVDQLSAANVPTCQQMSLFELESGGLENVGCSQQDLYNYKRDKKISLVGHDANLLKEHFEIEKEKNAGFYFTIETDDEGRMTHCFWADATARKSYKYFGDVVVFDTTYNTNHYSMIFAPILGVNHHRQTTIFGCALLCDEKAESFEWLFNEWLKAMPAGPPKMIITDQDLAMTKAITVALPNTLHRYCMWHITNKFSEKISALAYKEHYVEFKNCIWNSETPEQFEAGWVEVVNKANLSGNDWLENLYEIRERWVPAYVRHIFSAHMTSSQRAEITHAFFKRYVSKENSLLEFVTRFERALSKVRHNELDMDHKDVNEKPHLKTMYSMESTMSEIYTIEIFYMFQEELFQNVAYKLTATNEDEHHCVYTVQRVKGSGLRVREVVVDKLSNHVRCSCKMFECAGIPCRHMLAYFSRMQMDDLPNEYILRRWTKSAKAMRVRDDLGSGIKEIYDMSLLERRNRLFQLASTLIDEAALTEDGTQIVEELLSSGQKKLCDMKKVSQDGVGSSIQMPIFRDHGLKEPLQVRAKGCGKRLKGGKEKAAKKVRRCNGCGLIGQSHDKRNCPKLLNTSSQNTRLNDEDEDNDDINYDDADDCKCL; encoded by the exons ATGCAGTGTTCTAATATGCCGTGTGAATCATCCGGTATTTCTTCTCAAGTAATTTACATCCCCCAAGTTAAGAATGAACTCATACCGAAAATCAACCAAGAGTTTGACAAATTAGAGGACGTTCTAAAGTTTTACAAGGGATATGGTAAAGAGGGAGGATTTGGTGTGCGATCGAGTTCTAGCAGAAAGAATAAAGATTATGTAGTCGTTAGAAAGGAGTATTGTTGTTTCAAAGAAGGGGAGgcggtccaaaaaaaaaatactgaaccATCTAAACGGAAACGGGGGACAACTAGAGAGAATTGTGGTGCAAAATTGGCTGTTGTGAAGAAGGCTGAAAAGTATGTTGTCTCCCAATTTTTTGAGGGTCATAACCACCCCCTTACGTCTCCGAGGAGGGTGCATTTGTTGCGATGCTTTCGTAAGGTGTCATCTGCCAAAAAAGCTTTAGTAGATCAACTATCAGCAGCAAATGTCCCAACTTGTCAACAAATGAGTCTTTTTGAGTTGGAATCAGGAGGTCTTGAAAATGTTGGATGCTCACAACAAGACCTGTATAATTATAAAAGGGATAAGAAGATTTCTTTAGTTGGACATGATGCCAATTTGTTGAAGGAGCATTTtgagattgaaaaagaaaagaatgctGGTTTTTATTTTACAATTGAGACAGATGATGAGGGGAGGATGACACATTGTTTTTGGGCAGATGCAACCGCTAGAAAGTCGTACAAGTATTTTGGGGATGTGGTGGTATTTGATACAACTTACAACACAAATCATTATTCTATGATTTTTGCACCTATTTTAGGGGTTAATCACCATAGGCAGACTACTATTTTTGGGTGTGCATTGTTATGTGATGAAAAAGCCGAGTCTTTTGAATGGCTTTTCAACGAATGGTTGAAGGCAATGCCCGCAGGCCCTCCCAAAATGATTATAACTGATCAGGATCTTGCAATGACAAAAGCAATTACTGTTGCTCTTCCGAATACGCTTCACAGGTATTGCATGTGGCACATTACGAATAAGTTTTCCGAAAAAATAAGTGCATTGGCCTACAAAGAGCATTATGTGGAGTTCAAGAATTGTATATGGAATTCCGAGACCCCTGAACAGTTCGAGGCTGGATGGGTAGAGGTGGTAAACAAAGCTAACTTATCCGGCAATGATTGGTTAGAAAACTTATACGAAATTCGTGAGAGATGGGTTCCTGCATACGTGAGACACATTTTTTCTgctcacatgactagtagtcaaaGAGCCGAAATTACTCATGCATTTTTCAAGAGGTATGTGTCTAAAGAAAATTCATTGTTGGAGTTTGTGACGCGGTTTGAGAGGGCACTTTCCAAAGTACGCCATAATGAGTTGGATATGGATCATAAAGACGTCAATGAGAAACCACACTTGAAAACTATGTATTCCATGGAATCGACAATGAGTGAAATCTATACAATTGAGATATTTTACATGTTTCAAGAGGAGCTCTTTCAAAATGTGGCGTATAAGTTGACGGCAACAAACGAGGATGAACATCATTGTGTCTACACCGTTCAAAGGGTAAAAGGGAGTGGTTTGAGGGTTCGTGAGGTTGTGGTAGATAAGTTGTCAAACCATGTCCGTTGTAGTTGTAAGATGTTTGAGTGTGCCGGAATTCCTTGTCGGCATATGTTGGCTTACTTTTCTAGAATGCAAATGGATGATTTGCCTAATGAATACATCTTACGGAGGTGGACAAAATCAGCGAAGGCGATGCGAGTGAGAGATGACTTGGGTTCGGGCATCAAAGAAATATATGACATGTCTTTGTTAGAGCGGCGAAATAGACTCTTCCAACTTGCTTCCACTTTAATTGATGAGGCCGCACTAACTGAGGACGGAACACAAATTGTGGAAGAACTTTTGAGTTCGGGTCAAAAGAAGCTATGTGACATGAAAAAAGTAAGCCAAGATGGTGTAGGGAGTTCTATCCAAATGCCGATTTTTCGTGACCATGGTTTGAAAGAACCACTTCAAGTGAGGGCAAAGGGTTGTGGTAAACGACTCAAGGGAGGGAAAGAGAAGGCTGCCAAGAAGGTTAGGCGTTGTAATGGTTGTGGGCTAATAGGCCAATCGCATGATAAACGGAATTGTCCCAAACTTCTCAACAC gtctTCGCAAAATACTAGGTTGAATGACGAAGACGAAGACAATGACGACATTAACTATGACGATGCCGATGATTGTAAGTGTTTATAA
- the LOC131333537 gene encoding uncharacterized protein LOC131333537 isoform X1: protein MGTILGDALRQAFMPKHEYETLREEDRAWLRLQKPLSVCTLSLVSLAILASTWISLGIVFPRDALDRPFCANMQRLRPLSINGSSSDLFPRAFYLTDQETVDYYRMVVFVPSALVFFVSVVYLVAGIIVASTAPTRHWCLTVVENNYCASKRGGVRCLSILNVVFAIIFGLLALFLGSTLLTLGSSCSVPLFWCYEIASWGLVSLHGATAFFLRRKAALVLDESNFAGQNIGLEMLEANPLEVTPDVQRRVSEGFKSWMGSSYLSSDEEDEQTDDYQEAHLIRTNSNRQRV, encoded by the exons ATGGGGACGATCCTCGGCGACGCGCTCCGACAGGCGTTCATGCCGAAGCACGAGTACGAAACCCTACGCGAAGAGGACAGAGCGTGGCTCCGTCTCCAGAAACCCCTCTCGGTATGCACTTTATCCTTGGTGTCACTCGCAATTCTCGCCTCCACTTGGATCAGCTTGGGCATAGTGTTCCCCCGCGACGCCTTGGACCGGCCGTTTTGCGCCAATATGCAGCGGCTCCGGCCGCTGTCGATCAACGGCAGCTCCTCGGATCTTTTTCCGAGGGCGTTTTACCTTACGGATCAGGAAACCGTGGATTACTACAGGATGGTTGTGTTCGTTCCTTCTGCTTTGGTTTTCTTTGTCTCGGTGGTCTATCTTGTTGCAG GGATCATTGTTGCTTCCACTGCTCCAACAAGACATTGGTGTTTGACGGTGGTTGAGAACAACTATTGTGCCTCAAAAAGGG GTGGAGTACGCTGCTTATCCATTCTAAACGTTGTTTTCGCTATCATTTTTGGTCTTCTGGCACTATTTCTTGGTTCAACTCTCCTCACACTGGGGAGCAGCTGCTCCGTGCCTTTGTTTTGGTGCTATGAGATAGCCTCATGGGGTTTGGTCAGCCTTCATGGGGCAACTGCCTTCTTCCTTAGAAGGAAAGCAGCTCTAGTTCTTGACGAAAGCAATTTTGCGGGTCAGAATATAGGGTTAGAAATGTTGGAAGCAAATCCACTGGAAGTCACACCGGACGTGCAGAGGCGTGTTAGTGAAGGTTTTAAGTCGTGGATGGGGTCCTCTTATTTGTCCTCCGATGAGGAGGATGAACAAACTGATGACTACCAAGAAGCTCATCTAATCAGAACAAACTCGAACAGGCAAAGAGTGTGA